Proteins encoded within one genomic window of Citrobacter amalonaticus Y19:
- a CDS encoding cupin domain-containing protein — MIKSNEAQHEYRFGDSGPKYLIRGPVCDMGVVMLQPGQSFPNHQHIEACEIFYTLAGEVTLYLNGEPYTLGSGDVLHCDPGEAHFLVNNGDVPWKGVFVKSPHIPGDSHPVEPAGY; from the coding sequence ATGATTAAATCGAATGAAGCGCAGCATGAGTACCGTTTTGGCGACAGTGGGCCGAAATACCTCATTCGCGGTCCGGTATGCGACATGGGCGTCGTCATGCTCCAGCCCGGTCAGTCTTTTCCCAATCATCAGCACATCGAAGCCTGTGAAATTTTTTATACCCTGGCAGGCGAAGTGACGCTGTACCTGAACGGTGAGCCCTACACGTTAGGCTCGGGGGATGTTCTGCACTGCGATCCCGGTGAAGCGCATTTTCTGGTGAACAACGGGGATGTGCCGTGGAAAGGCGTCTTTGTGAAATCCCCCCATATACCGGGTGACAGCCATCCTGTCGAACCGGCCGGGTATTAG
- a CDS encoding glycoside-pentoside-hexuronide (GPH):cation symporter, with protein sequence MQLTMKDKIGYGLGDTACGFVWQATMFLLAYFYTDVFGLSAGVMGTLFLISRVLDAITDPLMGLMVDRTRTRYGQFRPYLLWGAIPFGIVCVLTFYTPDFSAQGKIIYASVTYILLTLVYTFVNVPYCAMPGAITADPKERHALQSWRFFLAAAGSLAISGIALPLVKIIGKGDEQVGYFGAMCVLGICGVILLFVCFFTTKERYTFEIQPESSVKKDLKLLMGNSQWRIMCVFKMMATGSNVVRGGATLYFVKYVMDHPELATQFLLYGSLATMFGSLCSSRLLGRFDRVTSFKWIIGIYSLISLSIFFIPSDNIALIFALNILFLFVFNTTTPLQWLMASDVVDYEESRSGRRLDGLVFSTYLFSLKIGLAIGGALVGWILAFSSYSAGNAVQPDNVLTTIKILFCIVPVVLYVGMFTLLSFYKLSSKRVEEISQQLQRQRAVQPEKNPADAAVAVN encoded by the coding sequence ATGCAGTTAACAATGAAAGATAAAATTGGTTATGGACTAGGGGACACCGCCTGTGGCTTTGTCTGGCAGGCCACGATGTTTTTACTGGCCTATTTCTATACGGATGTTTTTGGCCTGTCGGCAGGCGTGATGGGCACATTATTCCTGATTTCGCGCGTGCTGGATGCGATAACCGATCCATTAATGGGGTTAATGGTCGACCGAACGCGTACCCGCTACGGCCAGTTTCGTCCCTATCTGTTGTGGGGGGCGATCCCGTTTGGCATCGTCTGTGTATTGACGTTTTATACGCCTGATTTCTCCGCTCAGGGTAAAATTATTTATGCTTCTGTCACCTATATTTTACTGACGCTGGTTTATACCTTCGTTAATGTCCCTTATTGTGCGATGCCCGGCGCCATTACCGCTGATCCAAAAGAGCGTCATGCTTTACAGTCGTGGCGTTTTTTCCTTGCCGCTGCCGGTTCATTAGCCATTAGCGGCATTGCTTTACCGTTGGTGAAAATTATCGGCAAGGGTGATGAACAGGTCGGCTATTTTGGCGCGATGTGTGTACTAGGTATTTGCGGCGTAATACTGCTGTTTGTGTGCTTCTTTACGACCAAAGAACGTTATACGTTCGAGATTCAACCTGAATCCTCTGTTAAGAAAGACCTTAAATTGCTGATGGGCAATAGCCAGTGGCGAATTATGTGCGTCTTTAAAATGATGGCAACCGGTTCGAACGTCGTTCGCGGTGGCGCAACGCTCTATTTTGTCAAATACGTAATGGACCATCCTGAACTGGCAACGCAGTTTCTGCTCTATGGCAGCCTGGCGACCATGTTTGGCTCCCTCTGTTCGTCTCGTCTGCTCGGTCGCTTTGACCGCGTCACGTCGTTTAAGTGGATTATCGGCATTTACTCACTGATCAGCCTGAGTATTTTCTTTATTCCATCGGACAATATCGCGCTGATATTTGCGCTGAATATTTTGTTCCTGTTTGTCTTTAACACCACCACCCCACTGCAATGGTTGATGGCCTCTGATGTGGTGGATTACGAAGAGAGCCGAAGCGGGCGTCGCCTTGATGGCCTGGTATTCTCGACCTATCTCTTCAGCCTGAAAATCGGTCTGGCCATTGGCGGCGCGCTGGTGGGCTGGATCCTTGCCTTCTCCAGCTACTCGGCAGGCAACGCCGTGCAGCCAGATAACGTCCTGACGACCATCAAAATCCTTTTCTGCATCGTACCGGTCGTGCTTTACGTCGGTATGTTTACGCTGCTTTCGTTCTACAAACTGAGCAGCAAGCGTGTGGAAGAGATCAGCCAGCAACTGCAACGTCAGCGCGCCGTGCAGCCTGAGAAAAATCCTGCCGATGCCGCTGTAGCGGTGAACTGA
- a CDS encoding hydroxymethylglutaryl-CoA lyase yields the protein MSTFIQITEVGPRDGFQNIKTFIPTDLKIKIIDRLVEAGIGAMEITSMVSPKAIPQMRDAREVIQHVLTAHPHIIPSVLVPNVKGANLASEAGIKNINYVVSVSPAHNKANINRTHAESLEDLYNIRHTFTDMTITLSLATVFGCPFIGETSRETLMDMIKFADDLGISAITLCDTIGVANPTQTLSVLRGIQQKFPKMDIGLHLHNTHGMALACMFAGVQSGITRFETAVGGLGGCPFAPGAAGNAATEDAVNMFNRMGLDTGISLPDLLDIANLIRSTIEPTLLSSLSRARTYSEFDFCSEKI from the coding sequence ATGTCGACATTTATCCAGATTACGGAAGTGGGACCGAGAGACGGCTTTCAGAATATCAAAACGTTTATCCCCACCGATTTAAAAATAAAAATTATCGATCGTCTGGTCGAGGCGGGTATTGGGGCAATGGAAATCACCTCGATGGTCAGCCCGAAAGCGATCCCACAAATGCGTGATGCCCGTGAGGTTATTCAGCATGTTCTGACCGCGCATCCACATATTATTCCCTCCGTGTTAGTACCGAACGTAAAGGGAGCCAATCTTGCCAGTGAGGCGGGCATTAAAAATATTAACTATGTCGTGTCGGTCAGCCCGGCGCATAACAAGGCCAATATTAACCGCACGCATGCCGAATCGCTGGAGGATCTCTATAACATTCGCCACACCTTTACGGACATGACCATCACGCTGTCGCTGGCGACGGTATTTGGCTGCCCGTTCATTGGCGAGACGAGCCGTGAAACGTTGATGGATATGATCAAATTTGCGGATGACCTCGGGATTTCGGCGATCACCCTGTGCGATACCATCGGCGTCGCCAACCCGACCCAGACGTTGTCCGTCCTGCGCGGGATCCAGCAGAAATTCCCCAAAATGGACATTGGTTTGCATTTGCATAACACCCACGGCATGGCGCTGGCCTGCATGTTTGCTGGCGTCCAGTCAGGCATCACGCGCTTTGAGACCGCCGTCGGTGGACTGGGCGGGTGTCCTTTCGCGCCAGGCGCCGCCGGCAATGCTGCCACCGAAGATGCGGTGAATATGTTTAACCGAATGGGGCTCGATACCGGTATTTCCCTGCCTGACCTGCTGGATATCGCAAACCTTATCCGCAGCACGATCGAGCCGACATTGTTGAGCAGTCTTTCGCGTGCCCGAACCTACAGTGAATTTGATTTTTGCAGCGAAAAAATCTGA
- a CDS encoding sigma-54-dependent Fis family transcriptional regulator yields MSHKTLPNLALITPYPALAAVVTEQCAGIFNCHVFHGSLEKAAGIARNLDPDFYDIIISRGGTADYIDRVTKIPVVRILTSALDLLKSLTPLKKHPHKIAFFNYQNYLSDVNLVATALEVEIEEFIFLSHADMVDKLKKCRARNFQTVAGGLPVSDTAEHYAMQGILIENGLESVNSALREAMAIVETTHRKQQDMARLEIILSSITEGIIVTNENNEIQIFNKSAENIFGLMATQVIGKPVDTVIKNTRINQVLLTKSAEIREIMDLDNTSIITSRVPIFRGTQCIGVVCSFTDTPQIQKVERIIRGKLMKKGFTARYRFEHILTQNKHMESVIHLAKIYANTHSPVMIYGESGTGKELFAQSIHNQSKRHRGPFVAINCAAIPETLLESELFGYEGGSFTGARREGKEGLIELAHQGTLFLDEIGELPLPIQSRLLRVLQEYEIMRVGGKDIIPVDVRIIGATNRSLEKMAEEGSFRGDLYYRLNVLPLMVPPLREREGDVRFLADHFLEKSGCGHKLAQFIALFSTYNWPGNVRELNFIIERLALLSAGFPDASLFEILNLTGFNALKSFNSSSATGTIVADLSKGQLKAVIKDLERQIIAFYMDLFEQDQEKVATHLGISKMSLWRKYNQNVLDAGE; encoded by the coding sequence ATGTCACATAAAACATTACCCAATCTGGCCCTGATTACCCCCTATCCGGCACTGGCCGCCGTGGTGACTGAACAATGCGCCGGTATTTTTAATTGCCATGTCTTTCACGGCAGTCTGGAAAAAGCGGCGGGGATCGCCCGCAATCTCGATCCTGATTTTTATGACATCATTATCAGTCGTGGCGGTACGGCGGACTATATCGATCGCGTGACTAAAATTCCCGTGGTGCGTATTCTCACCTCCGCGCTGGATTTACTTAAATCACTCACGCCACTGAAAAAACATCCGCATAAAATCGCCTTTTTTAATTATCAGAACTATTTATCGGACGTAAATCTGGTGGCGACGGCGCTGGAAGTGGAGATTGAAGAATTTATCTTTCTATCGCACGCCGATATGGTCGATAAACTCAAAAAATGCCGCGCGAGAAATTTCCAGACCGTCGCGGGAGGATTACCGGTCTCAGACACGGCGGAGCACTATGCGATGCAGGGGATCCTGATCGAAAATGGTCTGGAATCGGTGAATAGCGCCCTGCGCGAAGCGATGGCTATCGTTGAAACGACCCACCGCAAGCAGCAGGATATGGCACGACTGGAGATTATCCTCTCCTCGATTACGGAAGGGATCATCGTCACCAATGAAAATAACGAGATTCAGATCTTCAATAAATCCGCAGAAAACATATTTGGCCTGATGGCCACGCAGGTAATTGGTAAACCGGTGGATACCGTCATCAAAAATACGCGGATTAATCAGGTACTGCTGACAAAATCTGCCGAAATTCGGGAGATTATGGATCTGGACAACACCTCGATCATTACCAGTCGGGTGCCGATATTTCGTGGCACGCAGTGTATCGGGGTAGTGTGTTCGTTTACCGATACGCCGCAAATTCAAAAAGTGGAACGAATTATTCGCGGCAAGCTGATGAAAAAAGGCTTCACCGCCCGTTACCGGTTTGAGCATATTCTCACGCAAAATAAACACATGGAGTCGGTGATTCATCTGGCAAAAATTTATGCCAATACCCACTCCCCGGTGATGATTTATGGAGAATCCGGCACCGGCAAAGAGTTATTCGCGCAAAGTATTCATAACCAGAGTAAACGCCACCGGGGCCCTTTTGTCGCCATTAACTGCGCCGCCATCCCGGAAACCCTGCTGGAAAGCGAACTGTTTGGTTATGAAGGCGGCTCCTTTACCGGTGCACGGCGCGAAGGAAAAGAAGGTCTGATCGAACTGGCGCACCAGGGAACCTTATTTCTCGATGAAATTGGCGAACTGCCGCTGCCCATTCAGAGCCGTTTATTACGCGTCTTACAGGAATACGAAATCATGCGCGTGGGGGGAAAGGACATTATCCCTGTCGATGTGCGGATTATTGGCGCTACCAACCGCTCGCTGGAGAAAATGGCGGAAGAAGGCTCGTTTCGCGGCGACCTCTATTACCGTCTGAATGTCTTACCGCTAATGGTGCCTCCGCTGCGGGAACGAGAGGGCGACGTCCGTTTTCTGGCTGATCACTTCCTCGAAAAATCGGGCTGTGGGCATAAGCTGGCGCAATTCATCGCCCTGTTTTCCACCTACAACTGGCCGGGAAACGTGCGTGAACTGAATTTTATTATTGAACGACTGGCGCTGTTATCCGCCGGATTCCCCGACGCTTCGCTGTTTGAAATATTAAATCTGACCGGCTTTAACGCGCTTAAATCCTTCAACTCGTCATCGGCGACCGGGACGATCGTCGCGGATCTGAGTAAGGGACAACTGAAAGCCGTAATTAAAGATCTTGAGCGACAGATTATTGCGTTCTACATGGATCTTTTTGAACAGGATCAGGAGAAAGTCGCCACCCATCTGGGGATCAGCAAAATGAGTTTATGGCGCAAGTATAATCAGAACGTTCTCGATGCGGGGGAGTAA
- a CDS encoding glycoside hydrolase family 43 protein gives MYQIENPILTGFNPDPSMCRVGEDYYIATSTFEWFPGVRIYHSRDLKNWSLVSTPLDSVALLDMKGNPDSGGIWAPCLSYADGKFWLLYTDVKIVDSPWKNGRNFLVTAPSVEGPWSAPVPMGNGGFDPSLFHDADGRKYYIYRPWGPRHHSNPHNTIVLQEFFADTQTLSPHRSTLFTGTPLGYTEGAHIYRREGYYYLVVAEGGTSYEHAVVVLRAKNIEGPYELHPDVTMMTSWHLPENPLQKSGHGSLLEIHTGEWYLAYLTSRPLHLPGIPRLAAGGRGYCPLGRETGIARIEWRDGWPYVEGGKHAALTVPGPRMAEQAAAGTGAWRTDFDSERLDPELQTLRIPFDDQLGSLTARPGFLRLYGNDSLNSTFTQSTVARRWQHFCFRAETQMAFSPHYFQQSAGLTCYYNSKNWTYCFMDWEEGRGRTLKIIQLDHNVAHWHLYDNPILVPENAENVWLRVDVDNLEYRYSYSFDGDHWQTIPLTFEAWKLSDDYIGGRGFFTGAFVGLHCEDISGDGCYADFDTFSYQPKA, from the coding sequence ATGTATCAGATTGAAAACCCGATCCTGACCGGCTTCAACCCGGACCCGTCTATGTGCCGCGTGGGGGAGGATTACTATATCGCCACCTCAACCTTTGAATGGTTTCCCGGCGTGCGTATTTATCATTCTCGCGACCTGAAAAACTGGTCTCTGGTCAGCACGCCGCTCGACAGCGTGGCGCTACTGGATATGAAAGGCAACCCGGACTCTGGCGGCATCTGGGCACCTTGCCTGAGCTATGCCGATGGCAAATTCTGGCTGCTATATACCGACGTTAAAATCGTTGATTCGCCATGGAAAAATGGCCGCAACTTCCTGGTCACCGCGCCGTCTGTTGAAGGGCCGTGGAGCGCTCCCGTTCCAATGGGTAACGGCGGGTTTGACCCTTCACTCTTCCATGACGCGGATGGCAGAAAGTATTACATCTATCGTCCGTGGGGGCCACGCCATCACAGTAATCCCCATAACACCATTGTGCTGCAAGAGTTTTTCGCTGACACACAAACCCTTTCGCCGCACCGTTCAACGCTCTTTACTGGTACTCCGTTGGGTTATACCGAAGGGGCGCATATTTATCGTCGCGAGGGCTACTACTATCTGGTGGTAGCGGAAGGCGGTACCAGCTACGAACATGCCGTAGTGGTATTGCGGGCGAAAAATATTGAGGGGCCCTACGAGCTGCATCCTGATGTGACGATGATGACCAGTTGGCATCTGCCGGAAAATCCGTTACAGAAGAGTGGTCATGGTTCACTACTGGAAATCCATACCGGCGAATGGTATCTGGCATACCTGACCAGCCGCCCGCTGCATCTTCCGGGTATCCCGCGATTAGCGGCGGGTGGGCGGGGATACTGTCCGCTCGGTCGTGAGACTGGGATTGCGCGTATCGAGTGGCGTGACGGCTGGCCTTATGTTGAAGGGGGCAAACATGCGGCGCTGACGGTACCGGGGCCGCGGATGGCGGAGCAGGCTGCCGCCGGAACGGGGGCGTGGCGGACGGATTTTGACAGTGAAAGGCTCGACCCGGAATTGCAGACCCTGCGTATCCCATTTGATGACCAGCTTGGATCGCTTACCGCCAGACCCGGATTTTTACGTCTGTACGGCAACGATTCACTGAATTCCACCTTTACCCAGTCAACGGTCGCCCGCCGCTGGCAGCATTTCTGTTTCCGTGCTGAAACGCAGATGGCTTTTTCCCCTCACTACTTCCAACAAAGCGCGGGGCTAACCTGTTATTACAACAGTAAAAACTGGACATACTGTTTTATGGACTGGGAAGAGGGGCGCGGGCGGACGCTGAAGATTATTCAACTCGACCACAACGTGGCGCACTGGCATCTTTACGATAATCCGATTCTGGTGCCGGAGAATGCGGAAAACGTCTGGCTGCGCGTGGATGTGGACAATCTGGAATACCGCTATAGCTATTCATTCGATGGTGACCACTGGCAGACCATTCCGTTAACGTTTGAGGCGTGGAAACTTTCGGATGACTATATTGGCGGCAGAGGCTTCTTTACCGGGGCATTTGTCGGTTTGCACTGTGAGGATATCAGCGGCGACGGCTGCTACGCCGATTTCGACACGTTCTCTTATCAACCAAAAGCCTAG
- a CDS encoding YjhG/YagF family D-xylonate dehydratase — MSINTIFTPQDEQFYAVKTHAAGPQGALPLTPQMLLESPSGNLFGMTQNAGMGWDANKLTGREVLLIGTQGGIRHSDGRPIALGYHTGHWEIGLQMSAAAKEITRLSGIPFAAFVSDPCDGRSQGTHGMFDSLPYRNDAAIVFRRLIRSLPTRRAVIGVATCDKGLPATMIALASMHDLPVILVPGGATLPPTFGEDAGKVQTIGARYANNELSLKEASELGCRACASPGGGCQFLGTAGTSQVVAEALGLALPHSALAPSGQDVWLEIARQSARAVMALDEKGITARDILTDKAIENAMVVHAAFGGSTNLLLHIPAIAHAARCRLPDVAQWSAINRKVPRLVSVLPNGPDYHPTVRAFLAGGVPEVMLHLRRLGLLHEDVMTVTGQTLGENLVWWEHSERRAKFRQCLRDRDGVEPDDVILSPEGAKAKGMTSTVAFPVGNIAPEGSVIKATAIDPSVVDEDGVYRHTGEARVFVSEEAAIKAIKQGQIQQGDIMVIIGGGPSGTGMEETYQLTSALKHISWGKSVSLITDARFSGVSTGACLGHVAPEALAGGPIGKLRTGDVIEIVVDRLSLKGSVNFIGSAQARLTPEEGATVLAERELHPDLKAHDYLPDDTRLWAALQAVSGGTWKGCIYDTDKIIEVINAGKKALGL; from the coding sequence ATGTCTATCAACACCATTTTTACGCCGCAGGATGAACAGTTCTATGCGGTGAAAACCCACGCAGCCGGCCCCCAGGGGGCGCTGCCGCTAACACCGCAGATGTTACTGGAATCGCCCAGCGGCAATCTTTTCGGCATGACGCAGAACGCCGGAATGGGCTGGGATGCTAACAAGCTTACTGGCAGAGAAGTGCTATTGATTGGCACGCAGGGGGGGATTCGCCACTCTGACGGTCGTCCCATCGCACTCGGTTATCACACCGGGCACTGGGAGATTGGCCTGCAAATGTCGGCGGCGGCGAAAGAGATCACCCGCCTGAGTGGCATTCCGTTCGCGGCGTTTGTCAGCGACCCGTGTGATGGTCGCTCGCAGGGCACGCACGGCATGTTCGATTCGCTGCCTTATCGTAACGACGCGGCGATTGTCTTTCGCCGGTTGATTCGTTCACTGCCGACACGGCGAGCGGTCATTGGCGTGGCAACCTGCGATAAAGGGTTGCCCGCGACGATGATTGCGCTGGCGTCAATGCACGATCTGCCGGTGATCCTCGTGCCGGGTGGGGCGACATTACCGCCTACCTTCGGTGAAGATGCCGGAAAGGTACAAACCATCGGGGCGCGTTACGCCAATAATGAGCTGAGTTTGAAAGAGGCGTCCGAACTGGGTTGTCGCGCTTGCGCGTCGCCCGGCGGCGGATGCCAGTTCCTGGGTACCGCGGGGACCTCACAGGTGGTGGCAGAAGCGTTAGGGCTGGCGCTTCCGCACTCGGCGCTGGCACCATCGGGTCAGGACGTGTGGCTGGAGATTGCGCGTCAGTCGGCACGGGCCGTGATGGCGCTGGATGAGAAGGGGATTACCGCCCGTGACATCCTCACCGATAAAGCGATAGAGAATGCGATGGTGGTGCATGCGGCTTTTGGCGGCTCGACGAATTTGCTGCTGCATATACCGGCTATTGCCCATGCAGCCAGATGTCGCCTGCCGGATGTGGCGCAGTGGAGCGCCATCAACCGCAAGGTGCCGCGCCTGGTCAGCGTGCTGCCCAACGGGCCGGATTATCACCCGACGGTGCGCGCATTCCTGGCGGGCGGTGTACCGGAGGTGATGCTGCACCTGCGTCGACTGGGGCTACTGCATGAAGATGTGATGACGGTGACCGGGCAGACGCTCGGTGAAAACCTCGTCTGGTGGGAGCACTCTGAACGACGTGCGAAATTCCGCCAGTGCCTGCGCGATCGGGACGGCGTGGAGCCGGATGATGTGATCCTGTCGCCGGAAGGGGCAAAGGCGAAAGGGATGACCTCCACGGTGGCTTTCCCGGTGGGCAATATCGCGCCAGAAGGTTCGGTTATTAAAGCGACGGCTATTGATCCGTCAGTGGTGGATGAGGACGGTGTGTATCGCCATACGGGCGAGGCACGCGTATTCGTCTCGGAAGAAGCGGCGATCAAAGCCATCAAACAGGGCCAGATCCAGCAGGGCGATATCATGGTGATCATCGGCGGCGGGCCATCCGGCACCGGCATGGAGGAGACTTACCAGCTCACCTCGGCGCTGAAGCATATCTCCTGGGGGAAAAGCGTATCGCTCATTACCGATGCCCGTTTTTCCGGCGTATCGACCGGTGCTTGCCTGGGACACGTTGCGCCAGAAGCGCTGGCGGGAGGGCCGATCGGCAAACTGCGCACGGGTGATGTGATTGAAATCGTAGTCGATCGCTTGTCATTGAAAGGCAGCGTGAACTTTATCGGCAGCGCGCAAGCGCGACTGACGCCGGAAGAGGGGGCGACGGTACTGGCGGAGCGCGAGTTACATCCCGACCTGAAGGCTCATGACTATCTGCCTGACGATACGCGACTGTGGGCGGCGCTGCAGGCCGTCAGTGGTGGCACCTGGAAAGGGTGCATCTACGATACTGATAAAATTATTGAGGTGATTAACGCCGGAAAAAAAGCGCTTGGACTTTGA
- a CDS encoding CaiB/BaiF CoA transferase family protein, giving the protein MSKQSGVLSGVRVLDLTRVLAGPYCGMMLADFGADVIKIELPGKGDDSRANAPQINGESAYFMNLNRNKRGMTLNLKSEEGRQIFLDLVRDSDVVLENYRPGVMEKLGLGYEDLRKVNPAIIYGAVSGFGHTGPYSKRAGYDIIGQAMSGLMSTTGWPDTPPTRTGTAIADVVGGMSCAIGVLAAYVNRLKTGVGEKVDIALVDSMVSSLEIINIIYLNTGRIPTRIGNRYEAIYPYDSFQARDGYVIIACGNDKLYGLLKHVLQISALEDEKFKSNLDRVAHHAELKEIIECWTRDLDIDTIVTLLLDAGIPSAPINTIDRVTQDPHIAGAREMFVDIEHPVAGKITMTGNQVKFTHNKATIRMPAPTLGQHNYEVLKERLNYSDEKIEQLIRSGIL; this is encoded by the coding sequence ATGAGTAAACAGTCTGGTGTATTAAGCGGGGTTCGCGTTCTGGATTTAACCCGGGTACTGGCTGGCCCCTATTGCGGGATGATGCTGGCGGATTTCGGCGCAGATGTCATTAAAATCGAATTACCGGGAAAAGGGGATGATTCACGGGCCAACGCGCCGCAGATTAATGGCGAAAGTGCCTATTTCATGAATTTAAACCGCAATAAGCGCGGGATGACGCTGAATCTTAAATCGGAAGAAGGTCGGCAGATATTCCTCGATTTAGTCCGCGACAGCGATGTGGTGCTGGAAAATTATCGTCCGGGCGTGATGGAAAAGCTGGGACTCGGCTATGAGGATTTACGCAAGGTGAATCCGGCAATTATTTACGGCGCGGTTTCCGGCTTTGGTCATACCGGACCGTATTCGAAACGCGCGGGCTACGACATTATCGGCCAGGCCATGAGTGGACTGATGAGCACCACCGGTTGGCCTGATACGCCGCCCACCCGCACCGGGACAGCCATTGCCGATGTGGTTGGCGGAATGAGCTGCGCCATCGGCGTACTTGCCGCTTACGTTAATCGCCTGAAAACCGGCGTCGGTGAAAAAGTGGATATTGCGCTGGTTGACTCGATGGTGTCGTCACTGGAAATTATCAACATTATTTACCTTAATACCGGACGTATTCCGACGCGTATTGGTAACCGCTATGAAGCGATTTATCCGTATGACTCTTTCCAGGCGCGTGATGGCTACGTCATTATTGCCTGCGGTAACGACAAATTATACGGTCTGCTGAAACACGTCTTGCAAATCAGCGCACTGGAGGATGAGAAATTTAAATCCAACCTCGACCGTGTCGCCCACCACGCCGAACTGAAAGAAATAATCGAATGCTGGACCCGCGATTTAGATATCGACACCATCGTGACGTTGCTGTTGGATGCCGGGATCCCTTCTGCACCGATCAATACCATCGACCGCGTGACGCAGGATCCGCATATTGCCGGTGCCCGCGAAATGTTTGTCGATATTGAGCACCCCGTCGCCGGGAAAATTACCATGACCGGCAATCAGGTTAAATTCACGCATAACAAGGCAACCATCAGAATGCCTGCGCCCACGCTCGGTCAACACAATTACGAAGTGCTTAAAGAACGTCTGAACTATTCAGATGAAAAAATTGAGCAGCTCATTCGTTCAGGCATTCTGTAA
- a CDS encoding IclR family transcriptional regulator: MPIIQSVERALQILDLFNEQATELKITEISKLMGLSKSTLHSLLKTLQLHGYIDQNPENGKYRLGMKLVERGHFVVGTMDIRQKAKSWLTRLSQETGQTTHLGILDGSEGVYIEKIEGKQAAIAYSRIGRRLPVHATAIGKVLLAWLDDEELAAVLEGYQFNGFTPATITDRASLLAALKETRHNRYALDNEENEPGVRCVAVPVWNHESRVIAALSLSTLTSRVSDNELATCRQKLMDAGLGLSITLGYRQP, encoded by the coding sequence ATGCCAATAATTCAGTCTGTTGAACGTGCTTTGCAGATCCTCGACCTGTTTAATGAACAGGCGACGGAACTCAAAATCACCGAGATAAGCAAACTGATGGGATTGAGCAAAAGTACCCTCCACTCGCTTCTCAAGACGCTTCAGCTGCATGGCTATATCGATCAGAATCCGGAAAACGGGAAATACCGCCTGGGAATGAAACTGGTCGAGCGTGGCCACTTTGTTGTTGGCACGATGGATATTCGCCAGAAGGCGAAAAGCTGGTTGACCCGCCTGTCGCAGGAAACGGGACAGACCACGCATCTGGGCATTCTCGATGGCAGCGAAGGCGTCTACATAGAGAAAATTGAAGGCAAGCAGGCTGCCATCGCCTATTCGCGCATTGGTCGCCGTTTGCCTGTTCACGCCACGGCCATCGGCAAGGTATTGCTCGCCTGGCTGGATGATGAAGAACTTGCCGCAGTGTTAGAGGGGTATCAGTTCAACGGCTTTACCCCCGCCACCATTACCGATCGCGCCTCGCTGCTTGCCGCGCTGAAAGAAACCCGTCACAACCGGTATGCACTGGATAACGAAGAGAATGAGCCAGGCGTACGCTGCGTCGCGGTACCGGTCTGGAATCATGAATCGCGGGTTATCGCGGCTCTGAGCCTCTCAACCCTCACCTCTCGCGTTAGCGACAATGAGCTGGCAACCTGCCGTCAGAAACTGATGGATGCCGGGCTGGGGCTGTCGATAACGCTGGGCTACCGTCAACCCTAG